From Streptomyces sp. NBC_01754, a single genomic window includes:
- a CDS encoding pirin family protein yields the protein MSNLDRQATPTVCGGRGFVVSEPVRELLSPRRVQLGESTEVRRLLPNLGRRMVGAWAFVDHYGPDDIADEPGMQVPPHPHMGLQTVSWLHDGEVLHRDSLGSLRTIRPRELGLMTSGRAISHSEESPKPHARFLHGAQLWVALPDAHRNVEPHFQHHADLPTVTAQGLTATVILGELDGARSPGTAYTPIVGADLHLVGGTESRLPLEPDFEYAVLSMSGEAEVDGVPVLPGSMLYLGCGRTELPLRAASDAGLMLLGGEPFEEELIMWWNFIGRSQEEIEAARLDWTEGPRFGEVKGYDGARLAAPALPPVALKPRGRVR from the coding sequence ATGAGCAATCTCGATCGCCAGGCCACGCCCACCGTCTGCGGGGGGCGTGGCTTCGTCGTCTCCGAGCCGGTGCGGGAGCTCCTCTCTCCCCGCCGCGTCCAGCTCGGCGAGTCCACCGAAGTCCGTCGCCTGTTGCCCAACCTGGGGCGCCGTATGGTCGGGGCCTGGGCCTTCGTCGACCATTACGGCCCGGACGACATCGCCGACGAGCCCGGTATGCAGGTCCCTCCACACCCCCATATGGGGCTTCAGACGGTCAGCTGGCTGCATGACGGCGAGGTCCTGCACCGCGACAGCCTGGGCAGCTTGCGGACGATCCGCCCTCGGGAACTCGGGCTGATGACGTCAGGCAGGGCCATCAGCCACTCGGAGGAGAGCCCGAAGCCGCACGCCAGGTTTCTGCACGGTGCTCAGCTCTGGGTCGCGCTCCCCGATGCCCACCGGAACGTGGAACCGCACTTCCAGCACCACGCCGACCTGCCCACGGTCACGGCGCAGGGCCTCACCGCCACCGTGATCCTGGGCGAACTGGACGGTGCCAGGTCACCCGGGACCGCGTACACCCCGATCGTCGGAGCGGACCTCCACCTCGTCGGCGGCACGGAAAGCCGGCTGCCTCTCGAACCCGACTTCGAGTACGCCGTGCTGTCGATGTCCGGCGAGGCGGAGGTCGACGGTGTCCCGGTGCTGCCGGGCTCGATGCTCTACCTCGGTTGCGGCCGCACCGAACTGCCGTTGCGTGCCGCGTCCGACGCGGGGCTGATGCTGCTGGGCGGCGAGCCGTTCGAGGAAGAGCTCATCATGTGGTGGAACTTCATCGGGCGTTCCCAGGAGGAAATCGAGGCGGCCCGTCTGGACTGGACGGAGGGCCCCCGCTTCGGCGAGGTGAAGGGCTACGACGGGGCAAGGCTGGCTGCGCCGGCCTTGCCGCCGGTGGCGCTGAAGCC